In a single window of the Streptomyces sp. HUAS ZL42 genome:
- a CDS encoding reverse transcriptase domain-containing protein: MQSAATVLGVLRERGRRGLPCSELYRQLFNLQLYLLAYGRIYANHGAMTPGVTPETVDGMSQRKISRIIEAMRHERYRFRPVRRVHIPKSNGKTRPLGLPTWSDKLVGEVVRLLLEAYYEPTFSDRSHGFRPRRGCHTALREVAHTWTGTAWFIEGDIADCFGSLDHQVLLTTLGEKIRDQRFLRLVRNMLTAGYLEDWRWGATLSGAPQGGVASPILSNIYLHKLDEFVETVLIPEYTRGERRARNPAYLELQSLLRTVRQHGDRPLARAVRRRMTSLPSSDPNDPHYRRLRYTRYADDHLLGFTGPRVEAEQIKQRLAAFLHDELKLELSQEKTLITHARTGAARFLGYEITVQHNDTKKTGRYRRVNGQIALRVPRDVIKAKCVPYLARGKPAKRKDLVNSTDHAIVATFGAVYRGIVQYYLLAGDVSRLHRLRWVMETSMLKTLAAKHRSTVPKMAAKHKTRIDTDHGLRICFEARIEREHRKPLVARFGGIPLYRQRSAKIVDRRPVWVDYPHKELVTRLLADTCEICGSTGDVTVHHIRALADLAHAGWPPSDWARVMLDRRRKTVVACDTCHDRIHEAQAARSFTP; encoded by the coding sequence ATGCAGAGCGCCGCAACGGTGCTGGGTGTCCTGCGTGAACGCGGCAGGCGTGGTCTGCCGTGCAGTGAACTGTATCGACAGCTGTTCAACCTGCAGTTGTATCTGCTGGCCTACGGACGCATCTACGCCAACCATGGCGCGATGACGCCCGGGGTCACGCCGGAAACCGTGGACGGCATGTCGCAGCGGAAGATCAGCCGGATCATTGAGGCGATGCGTCACGAACGTTACCGCTTTCGTCCGGTCCGGCGCGTCCATATCCCGAAAAGCAATGGGAAGACGCGTCCACTGGGGCTACCGACCTGGTCGGACAAGCTCGTTGGCGAAGTCGTGCGCCTCCTGCTGGAAGCGTATTACGAGCCGACGTTCTCCGACCGCTCGCACGGATTTCGCCCCCGGCGTGGCTGCCATACCGCTTTGCGGGAGGTGGCCCACACCTGGACCGGGACAGCCTGGTTCATCGAGGGCGACATCGCCGACTGCTTCGGCAGTCTGGACCACCAGGTCCTTCTGACGACTCTCGGCGAGAAGATCCGTGACCAGCGGTTTCTGCGGCTGGTACGGAATATGCTGACAGCCGGATATCTGGAGGACTGGAGGTGGGGAGCCACGCTCTCCGGGGCACCGCAGGGCGGAGTGGCCTCCCCGATCCTGTCCAACATTTACCTGCACAAGTTGGACGAGTTCGTAGAGACAGTACTGATTCCGGAGTACACCCGAGGGGAACGTCGGGCCCGTAACCCGGCGTATTTGGAGTTACAGAGTCTGCTGCGGACAGTCCGTCAACACGGCGACCGGCCTTTGGCTCGTGCCGTGCGTCGACGGATGACCAGTCTGCCGAGTTCGGACCCGAATGATCCGCACTACCGGAGGCTGCGGTACACCCGCTACGCGGACGATCATCTCCTTGGTTTCACCGGACCAAGAGTCGAGGCCGAGCAGATCAAGCAACGCCTGGCAGCGTTCTTGCATGATGAACTCAAGCTGGAACTCTCCCAGGAGAAGACGCTGATCACTCATGCCCGTACCGGGGCAGCGAGGTTCCTCGGCTATGAGATCACGGTCCAGCACAACGACACGAAGAAGACCGGCCGTTACCGGCGTGTCAACGGACAGATCGCTCTCCGTGTCCCCCGGGACGTGATCAAAGCCAAATGCGTGCCCTATCTCGCCCGCGGAAAGCCCGCGAAGCGAAAGGACCTCGTCAACAGCACCGATCACGCAATCGTTGCCACGTTCGGGGCCGTTTACCGGGGCATCGTCCAGTACTACCTGCTCGCCGGGGATGTCTCCCGGCTGCACCGTCTGCGCTGGGTCATGGAGACGTCCATGCTCAAGACCCTTGCAGCAAAACACCGTTCGACCGTGCCGAAGATGGCCGCCAAGCACAAGACCAGAATCGACACGGACCACGGTCTCCGCATTTGTTTCGAGGCCCGAATCGAGCGGGAGCATAGGAAGCCGCTGGTGGCACGGTTCGGAGGAATCCCCCTCTATCGACAGCGGTCTGCGAAGATCGTGGACCGCCGGCCCGTCTGGGTGGACTACCCGCATAAAGAGCTGGTCACACGGCTCTTGGCGGACACCTGCGAAATCTGCGGGAGCACTGGTGATGTCACGGTGCATCACATCCGCGCCCTCGCCGACCTCGCTCATGCCGGATGGCCGCCGTCCGACTGGGCGCGCGTCATGCTCGACCGGCGCCGCAAAACGGTCGTGGCCTGCGACACCTGCCACGACCGCATCCACGAGGCACAGGCGGCCAGATCATTCACGCCGTGA
- a CDS encoding BTAD domain-containing putative transcriptional regulator — translation MGNERVLTPSAPRLRQVLTLLLLRRREVVPADLLVDEVWGTRPPRHALRALHTSVYEVRKAVREEEGDANRFLVTRPGGYMATLPDEAVDVGRFEQLVEEGQQALAAGRASSARELLGQGLALWRGSALADVRRGDILQAHAVSLEEARLRALELRLDCDLELGRHGHVVAELTGLVAGQHPFHEGLSIRLMTALYRCGRRHDALAVYRALRSRLRAELGTEPGPDAQRLHRAVLTDDPSLSAGAEPARLQVRPAQLPPDLVRFSGRSGTLARVAEVAAAGRSGPAAPVVCLVGMPGVGKTATAVRAAHLLRQHFPDGQFYVHLAEGAPGDDVAVAALGRMLRSTGMPLGAVPDSLQERVAAFRSWSSARRVLVLVDAAGSARQIRLLLPAGPGSLALVTSRSPLYGLRGHTRVRLGPFTRAEAVEALGREIGDGRVEAEPEAAERIVELLGRLPLAVGVAGAQLAAHPTARLARCVRLLEQCTRENRLSELSTLGLDLNERFDAVVATLDRWERVAFRRLAVALEGTFTAERAAAVLSFDSLTGGLLMVRLADAHLIEQVGETESGERQYRCHALLRAYARERHRSASPGESPVAGRPSTAFGR, via the coding sequence TTGGGGAACGAGCGTGTGCTGACGCCGAGCGCGCCGAGGTTGCGGCAGGTGCTGACGCTGCTCCTCCTGAGGCGGCGGGAGGTGGTGCCCGCGGATCTCCTGGTGGACGAGGTGTGGGGCACGCGCCCGCCTCGTCACGCGCTGAGGGCCCTGCACACCAGCGTGTACGAGGTGCGCAAGGCCGTGCGCGAAGAGGAGGGGGATGCCAACCGGTTTCTGGTGACGCGGCCCGGCGGGTACATGGCGACGCTGCCGGACGAGGCAGTCGATGTCGGGCGGTTCGAGCAGTTGGTGGAGGAGGGGCAGCAGGCGCTCGCCGCGGGCAGGGCCTCGTCGGCGCGGGAGCTGCTGGGGCAGGGGCTGGCGCTGTGGCGGGGTTCGGCCCTGGCCGACGTCCGCCGGGGCGACATCCTCCAGGCTCATGCCGTCAGCTTGGAGGAGGCGCGGCTGAGGGCCCTGGAGCTGCGGCTCGACTGCGATCTAGAGCTGGGGCGGCACGGCCATGTCGTGGCGGAGCTGACCGGCCTGGTGGCGGGACAGCACCCGTTCCATGAGGGGCTGTCGATCCGGCTGATGACAGCGCTCTACCGCTGCGGCCGCCGCCATGACGCGCTCGCGGTCTACCGGGCCCTGCGAAGCCGGCTGCGGGCTGAGCTGGGCACGGAGCCGGGCCCGGATGCGCAGCGGCTCCACCGTGCGGTGTTGACCGACGATCCGTCGCTGTCAGCGGGGGCCGAACCGGCCAGGTTGCAGGTGAGGCCGGCTCAACTTCCCCCGGACCTGGTCCGCTTCAGTGGACGTAGTGGGACGCTGGCGCGGGTGGCCGAGGTGGCGGCTGCCGGCCGGTCCGGGCCTGCGGCGCCCGTGGTGTGCCTGGTGGGCATGCCCGGCGTGGGCAAGACCGCGACCGCGGTGCGTGCCGCTCATCTCCTGCGCCAGCACTTTCCTGACGGGCAGTTCTACGTGCATCTGGCCGAGGGCGCGCCGGGCGACGACGTCGCGGTGGCGGCCCTGGGCCGCATGCTCCGGTCGACCGGTATGCCGCTCGGTGCCGTCCCTGATTCGCTGCAGGAACGGGTGGCGGCCTTCCGCTCGTGGAGCTCAGCTCGCCGGGTGCTCGTACTCGTCGACGCTGCTGGATCCGCCCGACAGATCCGGCTCCTGCTGCCGGCGGGACCGGGCTCGCTGGCACTGGTCACGAGTCGTTCCCCCCTGTACGGGCTGCGGGGGCACACAAGGGTGCGGCTCGGTCCCTTTACCCGCGCGGAGGCAGTGGAGGCCCTCGGCCGGGAGATCGGCGACGGGCGCGTGGAGGCCGAACCGGAGGCGGCAGAACGGATCGTTGAACTGCTGGGGAGGCTGCCGCTTGCCGTTGGCGTTGCCGGGGCGCAACTCGCGGCGCATCCCACGGCGAGGCTGGCCCGGTGCGTCCGCCTGCTGGAACAGTGCACGCGGGAAAACCGGCTGTCGGAGCTGTCCACTCTGGGACTGGACCTCAACGAACGGTTCGACGCGGTGGTCGCGACCCTGGACCGCTGGGAGCGCGTGGCCTTCCGGCGGCTGGCCGTGGCGCTGGAAGGGACCTTCACGGCCGAACGGGCAGCCGCTGTCCTGTCGTTCGACAGTCTGACCGGTGGACTGTTGATGGTGCGCCTGGCCGATGCCCACCTGATCGAGCAGGTCGGGGAGACGGAGAGCGGCGAGCGGCAGTACCGCTGCCATGCACTGCTGCGTGCCTACGCCCGCGAGCGGCACCGGTCCGCCAGCCCCGGCGAGTCCCCTGTCGCAGGCAGACCCTCTACGGCGTTCGGCCGGTGA